A stretch of DNA from Schizosaccharomyces osmophilus chromosome 2, complete sequence:
TTGATGCCTTTTGCATATTAACTGGCAAACAGCATTCTAAACCAAATTAGAGATATAATATTAGCTTGTAAACTATATGCATATCATATGGAGCTGGGCATAATCATTTGTACATGCAAATTTAACACGTAACTGCTTATatgcaaaaaataaattcacATTTTAATGGATAAATTTTGTCATTATAAAGTCGTCGATAAAATAAGAGTTTGAGTTAAATAtattccctttttctctttgaataaaaaaagatatccaagctgaaaagaaattgtcAAAGGGAAATCGTAAAATCatatgttttgttttttaaatcacTTCGTGAAGGGTCTGCGGAAGCCTGCTTGTGATTAATTGTATTTAGTTCGTCAACAAATTGCTGGCGCAAAAGCCAGGGATGTACGTAGGcgaaattttcaaacaacTGCTGGTACAGTCCCATATCCgctaaaaaggaatgaagCAAAGGTGGTACAGATGAAACGGCAACGGTTTGATCCAACTTCCAATATCCTTGATGGGATATATCCACATCTGTTGTGATAATTTCTAATCGTGTGTGAAACAACGTATCAAACATTTTCAAGGCGTCCAAATGCGAATCAAGCGACAACTTGATTATTACAGGGACGTTGAAAGACTCCCAATCCATCATTGAAGATTCCACCAAATCATCAGAAGCAATTAAAACCATGCCGCTGAAAAGGACCTTTTCCGTATCTCTTTCAGGATCCTTTATATGCTGAAAGACAATTTCTATCGTCTTACTCGTCCACACATATACAGTTTCTCCGGtcttcaactttttttctaccCCGAAGCTTTCCAGCAGCCGGTAAAACAACTGCCATCCAACAGTCGTGTTTATATCTCCATTATACTCGTCTGTTTGAAGAACAACAGCTATGTTAATTACAGGCCGTATATGAGTACCATCGAGACATTGTATTAGATCTGCTGCATACTCGCTCGGTTGAACCAACACtggttcttcttcctcGTTATCCAATGGAGCTAAAATTGTTTCCATAAAAATATGACTTGTAGATTGCTCCAGAAGGTGCATTTGTCTTATTTCACTGCTGacaacattttctttaattccATGCTTCATTATATCATAGTCGGCTGTATTGGCATGTAATTGATATATGGTTGTACCAGACATTCTTCGAATAGTCATTTCAAAATCCCCAATTTCGTACTGAGCATTTATGGTTATCACGCAACCTCTATAAAtccaagtttttgaatacttattaaacaaaaactttttgtctttgttgTAATTCTCCAACCTTTCATCAGAATAGGTAAACCGGAGTAATAGTTCgtaaaaaactttttcatatcCTTCAAAATGAACAGGCTTTCTGCTCCTTAAAAATTCACccaacaaaaatgaaactaaGTGCGGCCTCTGTGATAGCGGACACGACAAAAATATGTTTGAGATAATGtaataagaaaaagtaatCAAATAGAGATTAAAAAGTTTTGCATTTGGGTTGACCAagcctttctttttatcaatTTCGTCTGTTCGCGAGCGAATAATACTTAAGCAAAAGAGACAAATCTTTTGAATCGTCTCGACGTCTAATCCATCAGTAAGTACAGGGTTATTACTCACTACATGAAGTAGACGCAAAAAGTTTACGAGGCTTCGTTCACTTATATTCGAAGACATaatcaaagagaaaaatttggGCATATAGgaaactgaaaaagaatgcatTGCATAGCAATTAATAATTAAAATGTCGATGCAGGATTCCGTGGTACTCTCTCCCTTCTCAAGGAAATAATTTAATAACCGAAAGAATTGTTCATGACAATTTTGAGGAAATGCATCTTTATACACCATTAAAACAGACAAAACCTTAGATAGAAGAACcaaaaatctttcttttctactACCGGAAAGAGAATTAAAGGTTGAGGTATATTTACCTGTCGTGATCTCTAACATAAATTGtagaattttctttaacGCATTAGGGCAAGTAAAGAACATTGATGAGCTTCTCAGCTGATTAGtaaaattaatgaaaacataCTCCACGATATCTGCATCGCTTTCATGTAAAACTATATGCATTATAGCTGAAACCCATTCTTCAACGGGAATTTTGATTAGCCCCTTTGACGTTTTCGAATCCGTGTTAGCTTTTAACGGAAATCGCTGAAATACAGCAGCAAATGATAGATCTCTAAACTTTACTTTATTATCACGGCATTTTAATGCTTCGTCAGATATAAAAGGGTTGTACCATTGGTTTTCGTATTTCGATAAAAGCGCCTGAGAAGTCGGTgaaacattcaaaaaacaatatccATTCGAATTAATCCGTAGTTGTAAAAGCATCTGTAATGGAGCGACCCGATAAGAACGAcgaattttcaaatttttaataACTAAAACCAATTCTTCATATAAGATCGATTTGAATTCCGGTAACATAACATAATAAAATGCCATACTTGATATTGCTTGAATTGAAGCAAGCTGCACTTCACCCATTTCATTATTATGGGCAAAGTTTTTTAATATAGCATTGACTTCGTAAAATATGTCTGGTGGATATACACCGGATAAGTCACATACCAACCTGAACACATTTTCAGTTAACTCATCTGAATGGTATCtatttaaagaattgagtaatggaaaaaggattGTCCTGAAAACGGAAGATCGGTGCTGACCAGGAGACGAACGTAAGAATTTACGAAAAGAAGGCAATAACGAAATACGCACCTCATAAGAATTGTTAAGGTTCATATAAATATCGACAAGTAGTTTTTGGTCGTCAAACCAGCTACTTAGGTGAGGCATCTGAGCTCTTTCGTCGAGAACTAGAAGCATTTTTTTACGAAGATCATCCGacaaatagaaagaattgaCCTTCAAGAGATCGAAAAACTTATCCAATAAAACAATACTCGTAAATTcttgaaagaaatcctCTAACAAATTAATATTCCGGATTTGATAGGTCTTAATTGATTCAATAATATTCGGTTCACTGTGTTTCCAGGTCTCTCTTTCATAATTGGATGACTTTggtaaagatgaagatattttaattaaaatatCAAGCAAACTTATCCATTCGTCAATATAAAGCAGCTCAAAAAATGAACGGTGTTCCAAAGCATTGTATAAAGAGCGAGACATTTCAAGAGCTAACCTGCTAGATTGTTGGTTCAAAGCTTGAAGCATAAATCCAAGTAGCATTCCTCGGGTACAGTATACAAATCTTGGAGGGTCAATCAAAATATTGCATAAAACTTTGACTGCTCCCATTTGAGCAATTAATGAGCTCTCACTTGAACTTTCTAATACTTTTCTCAGGCAAGAAACAGTCTCGTACTTTTTTGCagatttcaaaagcttATCAATAATTTGCTGAGCAGAATTCGAACTGGCAGTTAATCCAAATTTGGCTCGGCATAGCATTTCAATTAcggaaaataaaacagaaGAGGATACTGACCCACGGCTAATTAGAGAGTTCAGAAgtgaaaaaacaagctcTATATCCTGTACATCAGTGGTATTCTTACATATCCAAATGCAATTCGCTAACATACTAGAAATAGCCATTTCCTCAAAAACATGGAATTTCACTCGAATCATGCTAGTTAAAAGGATCATAGTCTGATGAAAGCAATGAGTAAGATTTTTCAGCTGGAAGCTTGTCCTAAAAGAGTTTCGGTTGTTGGAACGCAAAGCATCAAGTTTTTTAAACATAGCAATTATCCATTCTGAGAGGAGCTTCAAGATATCATTTGAATaactttcaattttttcacCTTGAGAAGTAGTTGTAATTAATGCTTCTATTCCCTTGGGATAATCTTCCACATTTGAAAGTATGGATATTTTCTGGAA
This window harbors:
- a CDS encoding GTPase activating protein, with product MKKHIMSTEDVDIHLQSISKEVLWEKRHKRIKRLIYDEQFCKRVPIEKLVKCTSDTLELKARDELKYLAIHLWIRATEYQRDVTTNERELLFQKISILSNVEDYPKGIEALITTTSQGEKIESYSNDILKLLSEWIIAMFKKLDALRSNNRNSFRTSFQLKNLTHCFHQTMILLTSMIRVKFHVFEEMAISSMLANCIWICKNTTDVQDIELVFSLLNSLISRGSVSSSVLFSVIEMLCRAKFGLTASSNSAQQIIDKLLKSAKKYETVSCLRKVLESSSESSLIAQMGAVKVLCNILIDPPRFVYCTRGMLLGFMLQALNQQSSRLALEMSRSLYNALEHRSFFELLYIDEWISLLDILIKISSSLPKSSNYERETWKHSEPNIIESIKTYQIRNINLLEDFFQEFTSIVLLDKFFDLLKVNSFYLSDDLRKKMLLVLDERAQMPHLSSWFDDQKLLVDIYMNLNNSYEVRISLLPSFRKFLRSSPGQHRSSVFRTILFPLLNSLNRYHSDELTENVFRLVCDLSGVYPPDIFYEVNAILKNFAHNNEMGEVQLASIQAISSMAFYYVMLPEFKSILYEELVLVIKNLKIRRSYRVAPLQMLLQLRINSNGYCFLNVSPTSQALLSKYENQWYNPFISDEALKCRDNKVKFRDLSFAAVFQRFPLKANTDSKTSKGLIKIPVEEWVSAIMHIVLHESDADIVEYVFINFTNQLRSSSMFFTCPNALKKILQFMLEITTGKYTSTFNSLSGSRKERFLVLLSKVLSVLMVYKDAFPQNCHEQFFRLLNYFLEKGESTTESCIDILIINCYAMHSFSVSYMPKFFSLIMSSNISERSLVNFLRLLHVVSNNPVLTDGLDVETIQKICLFCLSIIRSRTDEIDKKKGLVNPNAKLFNLYLITFSYYIISNIFLSCPLSQRPHLVSFLLGEFLRSRKPVHFEGYEKVFYELLLRFTYSDERLENYNKDKKFLFNKYSKTWIYRGCVITINAQYEIGDFEMTIRRMSGTTIYQLHANTADYDIMKHGIKENVVSSEIRQMHLLEQSTSHIFMETILAPLDNEEEEPVLVQPSEYAADLIQCLDGTHIRPVINIAVVLQTDEYNGDINTTVGWQLFYRLLESFGVEKKLKTGETVYVWTSKTIEIVFQHIKDPERDTEKVLFSGMVLIASDDLVESSMMDWESFNVPVIIKLSLDSHLDALKMFDTLFHTRLEIITTDVDISHQGYWKLDQTVAVSSVPPLLHSFLADMGLYQQLFENFAYVHPWLLRQQFVDELNTINHKQASADPSRSDLKNKTYDFTISL